One window of Leptospira yasudae genomic DNA carries:
- a CDS encoding PAS domain S-box protein — MKTLDSNLLNSEFFRQIFETSRDGIAIANLEGNFLEANPAFQTLTGYSLEDLRGKSFWSLTPSHWNSVEQKDFEENLLSSGYSQEFEKEYVRKNGSSVPICVKTYVLQDDSKKPVAIWGIIRDISEQKRNEEVREKLYDEIKEGWEALRRIFVLNPFPMAISEIGSGKLLEVNRKFGEQIEYDYDQLVGKTTLELGVWFSPQVRETIVSIMKRDGFVDSVEIPFRTTKGKEFWALFSAQPIEYKGRTALLSITVPMTDRIKEEREKQKLLDEVREKEEILSQIFRMNPSAITLSKDDGTYLEVNERFLEYLGKTKEEVLNKTPLDLGFYYNLEDRALIFQNLREKGIVQNLEVKLKTFNGMIKTILFSARMIESFGEKKILSIGHDISDLRESASNLKNLAQELEKSKSLFQKLFQLVPSALVVTDWEEKTIVDVNERFLEMAKRTREEVIGKTTPEIHIWDKSGNFRAEVYEALSKTGEVKNLESVYQASDGEVVPILYSARIIEINGRKQVISLATDIEEKKKSEEDRRRLDEELRLSKDLFEKLFQLTPAAVSLSELETGIYRQINQSYCDLIGYTREQIIGKSSMELGIWRTPIDRAKLKKELEEKGWTASLEATIQTSDGTVKHVLSGNRVFQLDGKPMLLALLIDVTDKKAMELERNEYFAKMQESKDLFEMIFEMNPDTITINNLSNGSYVQVNEHFSEMLKYTKEEVIDKIPIDIGIWNDPRERDKVVSILRDEGIIRDYEVQFKKKSGEIVDTLFSARRIKIGEEPIAIAITRDITQQKAASREREEQTRRIALHAQALMEIATDSEFASGNLEAGTKKIVLMVSEVADCDRVSIWIFPKENPNLWTMFAGWDRKDQAYMPRIELDMSEYPTYFEAIRSDRFVDASDVIQDPRTSELAETYSKPNGISSLLDAPFFLRGKIKGVVCLEHRGEQRRWKGYEKQFVVTVAEQVTQLLLNAERKEAKEELEKAVKVRTSELAKALENLQKTQEQLILSEKMAALGQLVAGIAHEINNPLGAIAALSGELRAYLNSSADRMETLSPEFVKVSSEFIHDLSELIRRGIESKEAMLSRENKKAAMASIKSKLTELGFENPHDIADRLLDNGLPLALEEFSALFSDPARYPLIKFALEEIHTYRNILSIRLAVDRTSKIVYALKNYAHIDTEESRGKVLTNLAENIETVLTIYHNKIKSGVDVELDFPTRPTIEAYPDDLVQVWTNLIYNALQAMRFKGKIKISIEDRKDDVKVSIQDNGPGIPRDVREKIFDPFFTTKGPGEGSGLGLDISRRIVKKHDGRIELESEPGRTIFHVILPKK; from the coding sequence ATGAAAACCTTAGATTCAAATTTGCTTAATTCCGAATTCTTTCGGCAGATATTCGAAACCAGTCGGGACGGAATCGCGATCGCAAATCTCGAAGGAAATTTTTTAGAAGCGAATCCCGCCTTTCAAACTCTTACGGGTTATTCTCTGGAAGATCTGAGGGGGAAGAGCTTTTGGTCCTTAACTCCTTCTCACTGGAATTCGGTAGAACAAAAAGACTTCGAAGAGAATCTCCTTTCTTCCGGTTATTCTCAGGAATTCGAAAAAGAATACGTTCGTAAGAACGGGAGTTCGGTTCCGATCTGCGTTAAGACGTACGTGCTTCAGGACGATTCCAAAAAGCCGGTGGCGATTTGGGGAATCATCCGCGACATCTCCGAACAAAAACGAAACGAAGAAGTCCGCGAAAAATTATACGATGAAATCAAGGAAGGATGGGAAGCTCTACGGAGAATCTTCGTGCTCAATCCGTTTCCGATGGCGATCTCCGAAATCGGATCGGGAAAACTTCTGGAAGTAAACCGCAAGTTCGGCGAACAGATCGAATACGACTACGATCAGCTCGTAGGCAAGACCACCTTGGAACTCGGCGTTTGGTTTTCGCCGCAGGTTCGCGAAACGATCGTTTCGATCATGAAACGGGACGGCTTCGTGGACAGCGTCGAGATTCCGTTTCGAACCACGAAAGGAAAAGAATTTTGGGCGCTCTTTTCCGCGCAGCCGATCGAATACAAAGGAAGGACCGCTCTTTTAAGCATCACCGTTCCGATGACGGATCGGATCAAGGAAGAACGGGAAAAACAAAAACTCTTGGACGAGGTCCGGGAAAAGGAAGAGATCCTCAGTCAGATCTTTCGGATGAATCCATCCGCGATCACGTTATCGAAAGACGACGGTACGTATTTAGAAGTAAACGAAAGGTTTTTGGAATACTTAGGCAAAACGAAAGAAGAAGTATTGAACAAAACACCGCTCGATCTCGGGTTTTACTACAACCTCGAAGACAGAGCTTTGATTTTTCAAAATTTGAGGGAGAAAGGAATCGTACAAAACCTTGAAGTTAAGCTGAAAACTTTCAACGGTATGATTAAGACGATCTTATTTTCCGCGAGAATGATCGAATCCTTCGGAGAGAAAAAAATACTTTCCATCGGTCACGATATTTCCGATCTCAGGGAGTCGGCTTCCAATCTGAAAAATCTCGCGCAGGAACTCGAAAAGAGCAAAAGCCTTTTTCAAAAGTTATTTCAACTCGTTCCTTCCGCGTTAGTCGTCACCGACTGGGAGGAAAAGACGATCGTCGACGTAAACGAACGATTTCTCGAAATGGCAAAACGCACCCGGGAAGAAGTGATCGGTAAGACGACGCCGGAAATTCATATCTGGGATAAGTCCGGAAATTTCAGAGCTGAAGTCTACGAAGCTCTTTCCAAAACGGGAGAAGTGAAAAATCTCGAATCCGTTTATCAGGCTTCGGACGGGGAAGTCGTTCCGATTCTTTATTCGGCGAGAATCATAGAAATCAACGGAAGAAAACAGGTTATCTCTCTTGCGACCGATATAGAGGAAAAGAAAAAGTCCGAGGAAGACCGCAGAAGATTGGACGAAGAACTTCGTCTGAGCAAGGACCTTTTTGAAAAACTCTTTCAGCTTACGCCCGCCGCCGTTTCCCTTTCCGAATTGGAAACGGGAATCTATCGACAAATCAATCAATCCTATTGCGATCTGATCGGTTATACGAGAGAGCAGATCATCGGAAAGTCTTCGATGGAACTCGGAATCTGGAGAACTCCGATCGATCGTGCGAAACTCAAAAAAGAATTGGAGGAGAAGGGTTGGACCGCGAGTCTCGAGGCCACGATTCAAACCTCGGACGGAACTGTGAAGCACGTATTATCGGGGAATCGGGTTTTTCAGTTGGACGGAAAACCGATGTTGCTCGCGCTTCTCATCGACGTAACGGATAAAAAGGCGATGGAACTCGAGCGAAACGAATATTTCGCAAAGATGCAGGAAAGCAAGGATCTGTTCGAAATGATCTTCGAGATGAATCCCGATACGATCACGATCAACAATCTTTCCAACGGAAGCTACGTTCAAGTCAACGAACACTTCTCCGAGATGCTCAAATATACCAAAGAGGAAGTGATCGACAAGATTCCGATCGACATAGGCATCTGGAACGATCCTCGGGAAAGGGATAAGGTCGTCTCGATTCTCAGAGACGAAGGAATCATCCGAGACTACGAGGTTCAATTTAAGAAGAAAAGCGGAGAAATCGTCGACACACTGTTCTCCGCAAGACGAATCAAAATCGGCGAAGAACCGATCGCGATCGCGATCACAAGAGATATTACGCAACAAAAGGCCGCCTCCAGAGAACGGGAAGAACAAACAAGAAGAATCGCCTTACACGCGCAGGCGCTGATGGAGATTGCGACCGATTCGGAATTCGCGTCCGGAAATCTGGAAGCGGGGACGAAAAAGATCGTTCTTATGGTATCGGAGGTCGCGGATTGCGACCGCGTTTCGATTTGGATCTTTCCGAAAGAAAATCCGAATCTATGGACGATGTTTGCGGGTTGGGATCGTAAAGATCAGGCCTATATGCCTCGGATTGAATTGGACATGTCCGAGTATCCGACTTATTTCGAGGCGATTCGAAGCGATCGTTTCGTCGACGCGTCCGATGTGATTCAAGATCCGCGAACTTCCGAACTCGCGGAAACGTATAGCAAACCGAACGGGATCAGTTCCCTTCTCGATGCTCCCTTTTTTCTTAGAGGAAAAATCAAAGGGGTCGTTTGTCTCGAACACCGCGGAGAGCAGCGAAGATGGAAAGGATACGAAAAACAATTCGTGGTCACGGTCGCCGAACAAGTCACCCAGCTTTTATTAAACGCGGAAAGAAAGGAAGCCAAGGAAGAATTGGAAAAGGCCGTTAAGGTGAGAACTTCCGAATTGGCAAAGGCTCTGGAGAATCTCCAAAAGACGCAGGAACAACTGATCCTTTCCGAAAAAATGGCCGCACTCGGACAACTCGTCGCGGGGATCGCGCACGAGATCAACAATCCGTTAGGCGCAATCGCGGCTCTCAGCGGAGAACTCCGCGCGTATTTGAATTCTTCCGCGGATCGAATGGAAACGTTGAGTCCCGAGTTCGTTAAGGTGAGTTCGGAATTCATTCACGATCTTTCGGAACTGATCCGCAGAGGGATCGAAAGCAAGGAAGCGATGCTTTCGCGAGAAAACAAAAAAGCCGCGATGGCTTCCATCAAATCGAAGTTAACCGAATTGGGATTCGAGAATCCGCACGATATTGCGGATCGTCTTTTGGACAACGGGCTTCCTCTTGCTCTGGAAGAATTCTCGGCATTGTTTTCCGATCCGGCGCGTTATCCGTTGATCAAATTCGCATTAGAAGAAATTCATACGTATCGAAATATCCTATCGATCCGATTGGCTGTGGACCGTACTTCCAAGATCGTATATGCTCTCAAAAACTACGCGCATATCGACACGGAAGAAAGCAGAGGAAAGGTTCTCACCAATCTTGCGGAGAACATCGAAACCGTTCTAACGATCTATCACAATAAAATCAAAAGCGGCGTGGATGTGGAATTGGACTTTCCGACCAGACCAACGATCGAAGCCTATCCGGACGATCTCGTGCAGGTTTGGACCAATCTTATCTACAACGCGCTGCAGGCGATGCGGTTCAAAGGAAAGATCAAAATCTCCATCGAAGATCGAAAGGACGATGTCAAAGTTTCCATTCAGGACAACGGACCCGGGATTCCGCGCGACGTTCGGGAGAAAATATTCGATCCGTTTTTTACGACCAAAGGACCGGGAGAAGGAAGCGGCTTAGGTTTGGACATTTCCAGAAGGATCGTAAAAAAACACGAC
- a CDS encoding DUF1566 domain-containing protein, whose product MKDMSRGFFLFVFLFLIACDPGKEPYNPEIPYSKAWWDSVILRCALGQNSSCGLPPILPSIFPDKISDTGQTLCYDATTNISCGNGTYPRQDGDFLDLPSNRSYIGPTAHSVYTNDYTTLDAVRGLIWKTCAEGLSGPTCSTGTATATTYASAPTYCAALNAQNSGAGYAGITTWRMPSIFELERFANIESNTAVDSSAFPGNPSVNFISDTPYSGSPSTTGWHIQINAGFYDQLNYGTSPYGVRCVSGTSLSAPSYTNNGDGTVTDNRTGLLWQGGAGSGGTNTWQGALSYCSSLSLAGKSWRLPNINELLSIVDYTGVSPAINATYFPGTVSQYYWSSSTARNNLTYGFAVFFTSGLMGGNGKSSNWYLRCVTAP is encoded by the coding sequence ATGAAAGATATGTCCCGGGGATTTTTTCTATTCGTCTTTTTGTTTTTGATTGCCTGTGATCCCGGAAAGGAACCATACAATCCCGAAATCCCGTATTCCAAGGCTTGGTGGGACAGCGTGATTCTTCGTTGCGCGCTCGGGCAAAATTCTTCCTGCGGACTTCCCCCGATTTTACCGTCCATTTTTCCGGATAAGATTTCCGATACGGGACAAACGCTCTGTTACGATGCAACCACCAACATCTCCTGCGGTAACGGAACCTATCCGCGTCAGGACGGGGATTTTCTGGATCTTCCGTCTAACAGAAGTTATATCGGTCCCACGGCGCATTCGGTTTATACGAACGATTATACGACCTTGGATGCGGTCCGCGGGCTTATTTGGAAAACCTGTGCCGAAGGTTTGAGCGGACCTACTTGCTCGACCGGAACCGCGACCGCGACTACGTACGCAAGCGCGCCGACTTATTGCGCCGCGTTGAACGCGCAGAACTCGGGTGCGGGGTACGCGGGAATCACGACTTGGAGAATGCCTTCGATTTTCGAACTCGAACGATTCGCGAATATCGAAAGCAATACGGCCGTGGATTCTTCCGCGTTTCCGGGAAACCCGAGCGTGAATTTTATTTCCGATACTCCGTATTCGGGAAGCCCCTCCACAACGGGTTGGCACATTCAAATCAACGCGGGTTTTTACGATCAATTGAACTACGGAACCAGCCCGTACGGAGTTCGTTGCGTTTCGGGAACTTCTCTCTCTGCGCCTTCTTATACGAATAACGGTGACGGAACCGTTACGGACAATCGAACCGGTTTGCTTTGGCAGGGCGGTGCGGGTTCGGGCGGAACGAACACATGGCAAGGCGCTCTCAGTTATTGTTCTTCTCTTTCTCTCGCGGGTAAAAGTTGGAGACTCCCGAACATCAACGAACTTCTCAGCATCGTAGATTATACCGGCGTAAGTCCCGCGATCAATGCGACCTATTTTCCGGGAACCGTTTCCCAATACTATTGGAGTTCGTCCACGGCCAGGAACAACCTGACCTACGGATTTGCCGTTTTCTTTACGAGCGGACTCATGGGCGGGAACGGAAAAAGTTCGAACTGGTATCTTCGCTGCGTTACCGCTCCATAA
- the sufB gene encoding Fe-S cluster assembly protein SufB, which produces MEQVLEKEILPEDRYYRPDNFPKGLTRKVVESISHIKNEPGWLTEFRLKAFEIYEQKPMPTWGFFPNFNVDIDSYTHYIGSNQQKKKSWDEVDPEVLKSFERLGIPEHERKYLAGIEAMNDSETVYANVKKELTELGILFCDIDTAIREYPDIVRKYLGTVVSVGDNKFSALNSCVFSGGSFAFVPKGVKTPMPLQAYFKVTAASSGQYERTLLIADEGAEIEYSEGCSSVQDKGTNFHTAVVELIAHKNAKIFYTTIQNWKKNMYNWTVKRGLCHERGHITWTDVNIGANTVKYPGIVLQGDHSTGDILSLAFAGGGQIQDTGARIIHVGKNTRSNILAKGVSLDGGINSYRGLVKFTAGSENSYSHVKCDGLMMDNRSQSHAYPYNDVSGQNGTLNYEATVSRIDEDQLFYLQSRGLSEDDAKLLIINGFCEGVTKHLNVEYSVEMTRLIRMILEDGHVIQENNGSVVS; this is translated from the coding sequence ATGGAACAAGTTCTGGAAAAAGAAATTCTTCCCGAAGATCGCTATTATCGTCCGGATAATTTTCCGAAAGGCCTCACACGCAAGGTCGTTGAATCCATTTCTCATATTAAGAACGAGCCCGGCTGGCTCACTGAATTCCGTCTCAAAGCCTTTGAAATCTACGAACAAAAGCCCATGCCGACTTGGGGATTCTTTCCCAACTTCAACGTGGACATCGATTCTTACACGCACTACATCGGCTCCAATCAGCAAAAGAAAAAATCCTGGGACGAGGTCGATCCCGAAGTTTTAAAATCCTTCGAACGACTCGGAATCCCGGAACACGAACGCAAATATCTCGCCGGAATCGAAGCGATGAACGATTCCGAAACCGTTTATGCAAACGTAAAAAAAGAATTAACCGAACTCGGAATTCTTTTCTGCGACATCGACACGGCGATCCGAGAATATCCGGACATCGTACGCAAATATCTCGGCACGGTCGTGAGCGTCGGAGACAACAAATTCTCCGCTTTGAACAGCTGCGTTTTTTCGGGAGGTTCGTTCGCGTTCGTTCCCAAGGGAGTGAAAACTCCGATGCCTCTTCAGGCTTACTTCAAAGTCACCGCCGCTTCGTCCGGTCAGTATGAAAGAACATTATTGATTGCTGATGAAGGAGCGGAGATCGAATACTCCGAAGGTTGTTCCTCCGTTCAAGACAAGGGCACGAACTTTCACACCGCGGTCGTAGAACTCATCGCACACAAAAACGCGAAGATCTTTTATACTACGATCCAGAACTGGAAGAAGAACATGTACAACTGGACCGTCAAACGCGGGTTATGCCACGAAAGAGGGCATATCACTTGGACGGACGTGAACATCGGAGCGAACACCGTCAAATATCCGGGAATCGTTCTGCAAGGCGATCATTCCACGGGAGATATTCTTTCTCTTGCGTTTGCGGGCGGAGGACAGATCCAGGATACCGGCGCGAGAATCATTCATGTCGGTAAAAATACTCGAAGCAATATATTAGCAAAAGGTGTTTCTCTCGACGGAGGAATCAACTCCTACCGAGGTCTTGTTAAGTTCACCGCAGGATCGGAGAATTCTTACTCTCACGTTAAGTGCGACGGTTTGATGATGGACAATCGTTCCCAATCGCACGCGTATCCGTACAACGACGTTTCCGGTCAAAACGGAACGCTCAACTACGAAGCGACTGTTTCGCGGATCGACGAAGATCAGCTGTTTTATCTTCAATCGAGGGGATTGTCCGAAGACGACGCGAAACTTCTCATCATCAACGGATTCTGCGAGGGTGTGACCAAACATCTCAACGTGGAATACTCAGTCGAGATGACGCGTTTGATCCGAATGATCTTAGAAGACGGTCACGTCATTCAGGAAAACAACGGCTCCGTCGTAAGCTGA